Proteins encoded together in one Cicer arietinum cultivar CDC Frontier isolate Library 1 chromosome 4, Cicar.CDCFrontier_v2.0, whole genome shotgun sequence window:
- the LOC101493205 gene encoding uncharacterized protein codes for MGTSTTTFFTLTPPKPTITFLSSTSTKSNFLIPSNLNFNFSFSITHSSTLNNTPPILKSSFSDDTTTSITTTSPSHRNLKSRLRSGETLYGLFLLTFSPTLAEIAGLSGYDFVVIDMEHGHGGISETLPCLHALAASGTPAILRVPETTSAWAKKALDLGPQGIMFPMIESGNSASEAVSYCRFPPSGLRGSAHPIVRASKYGFDEGYLNNYLDELLIMCQVESEQGVKNIDEIVAVDGVDCIQIGPLDLSASMGYLWDPGNKNVRETLREAERKVLKRKSENDDVFLAGFAMPFDGPHDLRSRGYHMVSGASDVGLFRNCVVDDVFRFKTSLVEDGSDSERGRVGKDG; via the coding sequence ATGGGTACCTCTACCACCACCTTCTTCACTCTCACACCACCAAAACCAACAATCACATTCCTCTCTTCAACTTCCACTAAATCCAACTTTCTCATCCCTTCCAATCTCAATTTCAACTTCTCTTTCTCCATAACCCATTCCTCCACACTCAACAACACCCCACCCATTCTCAAATCATCCTTCTCCGACGACACAACCACCTCCATCACCACCACCTCCCCCTCTCACCGCAACCTCAAATCCCGTCTCCGCTCCGGCGAAACCCTCTACGGCCTCTTCCTCCTCACCTTCTCCCCAACTCTAGCCGAAATCGCTGGTCTCTCCGGCTACGACTTCGTCGTCATCGACATGGAACACGGCCACGGCGGCATCTCCGAAACTCTCCCGTGTCTCCACGCGCTCGCAGCTTCGGGAACACCAGCCATCCTCCGCGTCCCCGAAACCACATCAGCCTGGGCCAAAAAAGCCCTAGATCTAGGCCCACAAGGAATCATGTTCCCTATGATAGAGTCCGGTAATTCCGCATCAGAAGCCGTTTCTTATTGCCGTTTCCCACCATCTGGGCTTCGTGGATCGGCCCATCCAATAGTTCGGGCTTCCAAATACGGATTCGACGAAGGTTACTTAAATAACTACCTCGACGAGCTTTTAATAATGTGCCAGGTGGAATCCGAACAAGGAGTGAAAAATATCGACGAGATCGTAGCCGTTGATGGTGTTGACTGTATCCAAATCGGACCGTTGGATCTTAGCGCTAGTATGGGGTATTTGTGGGACCCGGGGAATAAGAATGTTAGGGAGACGTTGAGGGAAGCGGAGAGGAAGGTTTTGAAGAGGAAGAGTGAAAACGACGACGTTTTTCTTGCGGGTTTTGCGATGCCGTTTGATGGTCCACATGATCTTAGGTCACGTGGTTATCACATGGTGTCCGGTGCTTCTGACGTTGGTTTGTTTAGGAATTGTGTTGTTGATGATGTTTTCAGGTTCAAGACGAGTTTGGTTGAGGATGGTTCGGATAGTGAAAGGGGAAGAGTTGGGAAAGATGGG
- the LOC101493746 gene encoding cysteine-rich receptor-like protein kinase 43 isoform X2 codes for MGKLNDGREIAVKKLSRGSNQGKTQFVTEAKLLTRVQHRNVVNLFGYCIHGREKLLVYEYVPRESLDKFLFRSNKREELDWKRRLDIINGVARGLLYLHEDSHNCIIHRDIKAANILLDEKWVPKIADFGLARLFPEDETHVNTRVAGTHGYMAPEYLMHGHLSVKADVYSYGVLVLELITGHRNSSSDSAFNGDNLLNWAYRLYKKGKWLEMVDPTMASSVDEQVETCIRVSLLCVQGDPQLRPTMGRVVLMLSKKPPSHMEEPTRPGVPGSRYRRILPRTRTPFITTTTTDDDNDSSASHIDSSNFDTNTTNITTSTNSTSSASAQVDLRGKRPMLP; via the exons GGTAAATTGAACGATGGGAGAGAGATAGCAGTGAAGAAGTTGTCACGTGGTTCAAATCAAGGGAAGACACAGTTTGTGACGGAGGCAAAGTTGTTGACTCGTGTGCAGCACCGTAATGTGGTGAATTTGTTTGGTTATTGTATCCATGGCAGAGAGAAGCTTCTTGTGTATGAGTATGTCCCTCGTGAGAGCCTTGACAAGTTTCTATTCA GATCAAACAAGAGAGAAGAGCTAGATTGGAAACGTAGACTTGACATAATCAATGGAGTAGCAAGGGGATTACTTTATCTTCATGAAGACTCTCACAATTGCATAATCCATCGTGACATAAAAGCAGCCAACATTTTACTCGACGAAAAATGGGTCCCTAAGATTGCTGACTTTGGCTTGGCTCGTCTCTTCCCGGAAGATGAAACCCATGTCAATACACGTGTGGCTGGAACACA TGGATACATGGCGCCAGAGTACTTGATGCATGGGCATCTATCTGTGAAGGCAGACGTGTATAGCTATGGAGTTTTGGTGTTGGAGTTGATCACCGGCCATCGGAACTCCTCCTCTGATTCAGCCTTCAACGGAGACAATCTCCTTAATTGG GCATACAGGCTATACAAGAAAGGGAAGTGGTTAGAAATGGTGGACCCAACGATGGCATCTTCGGTGGACGAGCAAGTGGAAACGTGCATACGAGTGAGTTTGCTGTGTGTGCAAGGAGATCCACAGCTTCGTCCAACGATGGGGCGTGTGGTGTTGATGTTATCTAAGAAGCCACCAAGTCACATGGAAGAACCAACCAGACCAGGAGTACCTGGTTCCAGATACAGAAGAATATTACCTCGGACTCGCACCCCTTttattactactactactactgatgatgataatgattcATCTGCTTCACACATTGATTCAAGCAATTTTGACACTAATACTACTAATATTACTACTTCTACCAATTCTACAAGCTCTGCTTCTGCACAAGTAGACTTGCGAGGGAAACGTCCAATGCTACCTTGA